The genomic window GCGCTGCCACGGGAGGATCCCCGCGGAGTGCTCGAGGTCGGTCCGGACGACGACGTCGTCCGCGTCCCAGTCGAGCGCGCCGGCGACGCGGTTGATCCCGTCGGTCGTGCTCTCCGTGAGCGCGATCTCGTCGGGGGCCGCGCCGAGCAGACCGGCGATCGCGGCCCGCGCCTCGTCGTAGGCGTCGAACGCCGCGGGGTACTGGCCCTCGCCCGTCGGGGCCGCGTACTCGTGGTGCTCGAGGCTCGATTCCGCCGCCTCGACGACGCGGCGGGGGCTCGGCCCGCCGGCCCCCCAGTTCAGATACGCGCTGGACTCGAGGGCCGGCATCCGCTCGCGCAGGTCAGTGGGATCCATATCCGACTCGTCGGCCGGCGTCGTGTTCGTTCTGACGGTCGACGTGAACTGTCGTCTCGGTCTCGAGCCCCGATGCGGAGCCGGAACGGGCCCGAGAGAGCCGATCATTGTTCGGTGGTATTTAACCACCCTCGATATCGGGGGAGTTGTCGATCGGATTACTGGCGGCCGAGAACCGTCGAGGGGGTTGACCGTACGTCTACCCCTATACACAGATGAGGAGAAGGCCAATGACAACGACAGCAGCAAACCGACGGCAGTTCATGGCGGCACTGGGCGCGGCCGGCACCATCGCGGTGGCCGGCTGTCTCGGTGGCGACCAGCCCCAGGGGAACAGCGCGACGACCACCCCCGCCCCCGCGACCGACGATGAGGAGGGGCTGCCGGCGGCGAAAGCTGTCGACGTCGACCGGATCGCCCGGGACCCGACGGACGTGCCCCCGCCGGTCGACTGGACCCAGCCCCGCGAACACGACGTGACCGTCCGCACCGAGCGGCTGGTCGCCGAGATCGAGCCCGGGGTCACCTTCGAGTACATGACCTTCGAAGGGCAGGTTCCGGGGCCGATGATTCGGGTCCGGGAGGGCGACCGGGTCACCCTCACGTTCGACGTGCCCGAGGAGCTGAACAAGGTCTCGCACAACATGGACTTCCACGCGGTCTACGGGCCGGGCGGGGGCGCCGAAGCGACGACGATCGGCCCCGACGACGACACCGCCGAGATCAGCTTCACGGCCGACTACCCCGGGGTGTTCATCTACCACTGCGCGATCCCGAACATGGCCGCCCACATCAGCGCCGGCATGTTCGGTGCGATCCTCGTCGAACCCGCCGAGGGCCTCCCCGAGGTCGACCGCGAGTTCTACCTCGGCCAACACGAGCTCTACACCACCGGCGAGGTCGGCGAGGAGGGCCACCACGCCCTCGACTACGACGCGATGCTGGCCGAAGAGCCCACCTACGTCGTCTTCAACGGCCAGCCCTACGGCTTCACCGAGGACGGCGTCGGGCCCATGCAGGCCGAGACCGGTGAGACCGCCCGCGTGTACTTCGCCAACGGCGGCCCCAACCTCACCAGCGCCGTCCACCCCATCGGCAACGTCTGGAGCCGCTACTACCGCGACGGCGACCTCCTGACCGACCCCGACCGTAACATCGAGACCGCTCCCGTCGCGCCCGGCACCACCACCGCCGGCGAGATGGAGTTCCCCGTCCCCGGTCCCGTCAAGCTCGTCGACCACGCGCTGACCCGCGCCACCCAGAAGGGCACCCTCGCCGCGATCAACGTCACCGGCGAGCCCACCCGCGACCTCTACGACGAGGAACCGTGACCGGGACCGGGACCGGGACCGGAACCGGAACCGCGACTCGGCCCGGACTCGAGCGACCACCTCATTCTTCCTCGCACCGCGATACCGCGCCCGTCCATCGTCCCGTTTCGACGTAACCCGCTTCACTAGGTACCGGCGACTCGAGCGACCAGCCGCTCGTCTCGATCGGCCCGTCTCGTTCCCGACCGGCGGTAACTGAGGGTGGACCTTTACGCGGTCACTGGATAGTACTCATCCAATGATGTTCGTCTCGGCACCGCTACTCACGTTCGACGCCAGCGATCCGGAAGCGACGGTCGCCATCGGTCAGCTGTTCGCCTCCCTCGCGGTCGGCGTCGCCGCGCTCGTCCTGTTGTACTACGCGTCCGTCTTCGTCCGCGACGTCCTCGTCGCCGACGTCCGCGAGGCGCAGTGGTACCTCTTCGCCGGGATCGGCGCCGCGATCGTCTACGCCGTCGCCGATATCGGGACGGTGGTCCTCGAGGCCGACCGGCTCTCCCTGTTCGCCGAGGGCGCAGTGCTGTTCTTCATCCTCTTTCTCGCGCTGGCGATCCGCGCGATGTATCACGCCGAACGGCCCGGCGAGGGGCGGTCGCGGCTGGTCCCCGCGTGGGCCGACTACGCCGTCGTCGCGGTCTTCGTCGGCGCGTGGTGGGGGACCTTCCTCCTCGAGAGCGACTGGACTCGGCCGGTGATCGCCGTCGGCTGGATCGTCACTTCCGCGTGGGCCGTCCGCTACGCCGTCCAGACCGTTCGCGTCCACGAGGGGACGACGCTCGCGGCGCTGACGCGCCACCTGCTGCCGGCGATCCTCTGCGTCGTCGCCGTCGTCTCCGTCGACCTCGTGACCGGCTACCTGTCGGGCTACGCGGCGCTGACCGACGCCGTCTGGATCGTCGGCACGACGCTGGTCGCTGCCTTCCTGTTCGACACCGCAGTCGCTATCCGCCAGCAGGGCGGCGAACTCGAGCGGCTCTACGACTGGACGACCTGGCGCGAACAGTCCCTCGAGCAGTAGCCGCGGACGGCGTTCCGGGCGGTCGTCGCCTCAGAGGTTGCCCCGCAGGACGATCTCATCGCCGACCGACTCGAGCATGTCCTCCGTGACCACGTAGTCCTCCTCGTCTTCCCCCTCGACGCCTATCGAGGCGAGGAGGTGCTCCGCGACCGACGGGTTCGGATCGACGGAAGCGCGACCGTTCTCGACTTTCGCGACGATTCCGAGCTCCTTGCCTTCGGCGTCGACGACCGTCTTGCCGACCTCGTCGTCTGTCAGTGTCGCTGTCATACCCGTCGCTATCACGACGACCGGGTTAACTCCGGGGCCGTCCCGTGCCAGCCTCGCACCGATCGACGGTCGCGCTGCAAACGCGTCCCCGAGCTATTTGACTGCGGCCGACGACGGTACTGTCGAAGCGTCCGCTTCGTGCCAGCTATGACTCACACCATCGAACTCAGCGACGACATGAAAGAACGGCTCGACAGCCACTGCGAGGAGGGCGAGTCCTACGAGGAGTTCCTCGACGAACTCCTCTCGATCTACGAGACCGAGGGCGCGTTCCTGCAGGAAGGCTACTCCGAGTAACGATCGGCGATGGGACTCGATACCCGTCGTCCCGTTCAATTTTGCAGCGACGCGAGAGACGGCTAGCGAGGCGCGACTCCGATCCATCGCCGACGCCGGGACGGCGTCGCTCGAGTCGGTGACTGCGGCCGAAAATCGGACAGTGACGAGCGAGCCGTCAGTCGTCGTGAATCACCGGCTCCTCCTGGGGCGCCTGTTTCTCCTGAAGGTGTTCGATCGCGTGGAGTTCGACGACCGGGAACAGTTTGGCCACCGTGAGGAAAAACAGGGTCACCATCCCGACCGTGCCGACGAGCGACGCGATCTCGATGAGACTCGGGAAGTACTCGCCGGGCACCGCGCCGTAGATGTCCAGGGTCGGGTGCAGGAACCCCTCGACGACGAACAGGATCTTCTCGATCAGCGTACCGGTGAGTACCATGAGCCCGGTGGCGACGGCCCGCTTCTTGGTGAACAGCGTCGGCCGGATCGTCTGCGCGAAGATGAACGCGAGCGCCGTGGCGACGAGACCCATCGCGAGGGCGTAGAGCGGTTGGTGAATCCGTCCCTCGGCCGCGTGGGTCACGTCCACGGGCGCCGTGAACAGGCCGGTGACGAGTTGCTGGAGCTGCAGCCAGAGGAAGAGCAGACAGAAGAAGCCCAGCCAGAGGAGCAGTCCGCGGAAGATGTCGTCCGTGATGATGTGGTCCCAGTCGTAGGCCCAGCGGAAGGCAAAGGACAGCAGGATGACGCCGCTGATCGCCGAGGTGAGGGCGATGGTGAGGAACTGCGGGCCCTGAACGGCGCCGAACCAGCCGGGCATCGTCGGAATCACCGCGAACAGCCATGGGATGACGCCGCCGTGGAGCAACAGCGGGGCCATGATGATGATCGCGAGCGCGAGCCACCAGACCATCCGGTCGATGACCTCGTCCTCGCGTTCGGTGTAGCCGATCGTCATGAACCGGTAGATCGGACCGAACCGATCCGGAAGCTGGTCGCGCAGCCGGCTGACGTCGTACCGCAGCGTCAGCGAGAGGTAGGTCGCCGTCAACACGAGGTACGCGGTGATGACGGTCACGTCCCACACCAGCGGCGAGTTGTGGATCGTGATGTGGTAGTGGCCGAGCACGCTCGTGACCATCCGGTCCGGACGGCCCATGTGGACCAGGATGTAGAAGCCGGCGGCCGAGAGCCCGGCGATCGTCAGGAGTTCGGCCAGGCGAGCGACCGGCATGTAGCGTTCCATCCCGAGCAGCCGGACGGCCGCCGAGAGGATGATTCCCCCGTGCGCGATCCCGACCCACCAGATGAACGCACCGATGTAGACGCCCCACGTCACGCCGCCGCCCGAGCCCCAGTCCGCGAGGCCGGTGACGGCCATCCCCTCGTAGAGCTGATATAACCACCCGAGGACGAACAGGGCGAACGCCAGTCCCGCGACGGCGGCCAGCGCGAAGTACTTCGTCGACGTGTTCTGTATCGGACGCAGGATGTCGGCCTTTCGCGGCGTTTTCGTACTCATTGGGAGAGCTTCGCAAGCCTACGTATGCCACACCCGTTATTGCACCCGTTGGCTTTGCAAGCACCGCGGAACGGACCGAAATGCGGCCGCTCGTCCCCGTCAGCCGTTCCAGCGAGGCTGGGCGCCGAGCCGGGCCGCGGTGTGTCACGAGCCGGACCGCGGCCGAGTTCTCGCGACCGCCTGCCACGTCCCCGCTTCGCGACTGCTCTGAACGCGAGTCCCGTCGAGTACGTTCGAAATCCCTCGAGTAACGACTGATTACGACCCGTATCCGACAGTTTCCGCTGGTCCGACCGGCCTTTCGAATAGCGCCGGAACCGACCGATAGTACGACGTCCGCCCAGTAGGTGCGCGTCGAGCCCGATTCGTCGCGGTCGGTCGGCGCGGTTGCCATCGGAACGTCGGCGCGGTTCCAGCGGGTTCCGGCGCGCCGATACGGACGCTGTGAACGGTGTGGCACATCCAAGTATGTGCGGGCCGAACCGTCTCGTATGACAGTCCTGGTCGCCCTCGACGAGTCTGATCCCGGCCGGGCGGCCCTCGAGTACGCGCTCGAGAACCACGACGAGGACGATATCGTCGCCGTCCACGTCGTCGATCCGAACGAGAGCGGCTACGGCGAGGCCGCCCACCTCGGCGCCGACGGGATCCGAGAGCAGCGCCGAGAGCGAGCGAACGAACTGTTCGAGACGGCCCGAGAGGCCGCGAACGAGCGGAACTGCGAGGTCGAGACGGTGCTCCTGACCGGCCAACCCGCGGCCGCCGTCCTCGAGTACGCGACCGACCGCGCGGTCGATCGAATCGTCGTCGGCAGCCACGGTCGATCGGGTATCTCGCGGGTCTTGCTCGGGAGCGTCGCGGAACGGATCGCCCGACGCTCACCCGTTCCGGTGACGATCGTTCGCTGACACGTGTCCGCCGTGCGAGCGAGCGCATCGTCCCGGCTGAACCGACGCTGTGGACCTCGTACCTCGCCTGCGGAATTCGTTGTTTGCGGACGGACACTCCACCGCAACTGAATAAACTAATGTGGCTTCGAAATAGTTTCGGCGGTATGAACAACCGCTACGATGTGGTCATCGCCGGTGCCGGTCCGGCCGGGGGACAGTGCGCACGCGACCTCGTTGCCAGGGGCTACGACGTCGTAGTCCTCGAGACCGAGTCGGAAGAGGAGTTCCCGCGCCAGAGCAACAAGTCGACCGCGGGGACGTTCCCGTCGATGATGGCCTCCTTCGGCATCCCGGACGACGTCGTCATGCAGTACACCGACAGCGTCGTCCTCGAGTCGCCTCACGACCACTACACGCAGGAACAGCCCGGCGCCGTCCTCGAGTTCGCCGACTTCAAGCGCTATCTCGTCGAGGACAGCCGCGAGAAGGGCGCCGAGTACCTGTTCGACGCTCGCGTCACCGCCCCGATCACGGAGAACGGCGAGATCGTCGGCGTTCGGTACAACGGCGACCAGGAGGTCTACGGCGACGTCGTGATCGACGCGACGGGGCCCGCTGCGCCGCTGGCGAAGAAACTCGACGTCGTCGACCTGAAACGCGAGAACCACGCGATCGGCATCGAGTACGAGTTCGAGGGGATCGACATCGACCGCCCCGGCTTCGCCGACCTCCGCGACGCGATGATGCTCCGACTGGACCACGAGATCGCGCCCGGCGGCTACTCGTGGATCTTCCACACCGGCGAGGACACCGCCAAGGTCGGACTCTGTTACCTCCAGAACGAGCACCACAGTCGGTACGCCAAGGACGGACACACGGTCGACGACTACCTCGAGCACTGGCTCGAGACGGACCCCCGCTTCGCGAACGCGACGCGACTCGAGGGGAAACAACACCGAGGCTCGGCCCACCTCCAGCTGCCGGAACGGATGCACACCGACCGGTTCCTGGCCATCGGCGACACCGTCCCGACGGTCGACCCGCTGTGGGGCGAGGGGATCAACAAGTGCATGCAGTCCGGTCGCGTCGCGGCCGTCGCCGTCGATAGCTGTCTCAAACACGGCCTCGAGCCGACCGCCGAGAACCTCGAGGTGTACGATACCCTCTGGCACCGCGACGTCGCGCCGAACCAGCGCAAGCGACTGCTGATGACCCAACTGCTCTATCTCGCGCCGAACGAGCGCTACGACCAGTTCATGAACGACCTCCACCGGCTCGACGAGGAGACGCTCGCGGCGGCGAACAACGGAAACGTTCTCGCCATCGCGAAACTGTTCGATATCGACGACGCGCCGCTGCTCGCTCGCTTCGCGAAACAGCAACTCGGGCTCGATCGGTTCCTGTAGCGCCCGCTGTTCTCGTTACAAAAGGCGAACTCGTATCGTTATCGCCACGCTCGAGGTCGGCGTCTCGGCGGTGGGGACCCGCTGTCCCGGCTGCGATCGCCGCTGCCTCTTTCCGGTCGCTCGCCGATCTACCGGTAGATGGCACTCATCGAGAACCTCGCGCTGGTCTTCGTCGCCGGCCTCGTGACGGCGCTGGCGACCGGCCTCGGCGCCGTCCCCTTCCTCCTCTTCGACTCGATCAGCGACCGGCGGAACGTCGTCCTCTGGGGGCTCGCCTCGGGAATCATGCTCTCGGC from Haloterrigena sp. KLK7 includes these protein-coding regions:
- the nirK gene encoding copper-containing nitrite reductase — encoded protein: MTTTAANRRQFMAALGAAGTIAVAGCLGGDQPQGNSATTTPAPATDDEEGLPAAKAVDVDRIARDPTDVPPPVDWTQPREHDVTVRTERLVAEIEPGVTFEYMTFEGQVPGPMIRVREGDRVTLTFDVPEELNKVSHNMDFHAVYGPGGGAEATTIGPDDDTAEISFTADYPGVFIYHCAIPNMAAHISAGMFGAILVEPAEGLPEVDREFYLGQHELYTTGEVGEEGHHALDYDAMLAEEPTYVVFNGQPYGFTEDGVGPMQAETGETARVYFANGGPNLTSAVHPIGNVWSRYYRDGDLLTDPDRNIETAPVAPGTTTAGEMEFPVPGPVKLVDHALTRATQKGTLAAINVTGEPTRDLYDEEP
- the nrfD gene encoding NrfD/PsrC family molybdoenzyme membrane anchor subunit, with the protein product MSTKTPRKADILRPIQNTSTKYFALAAVAGLAFALFVLGWLYQLYEGMAVTGLADWGSGGGVTWGVYIGAFIWWVGIAHGGIILSAAVRLLGMERYMPVARLAELLTIAGLSAAGFYILVHMGRPDRMVTSVLGHYHITIHNSPLVWDVTVITAYLVLTATYLSLTLRYDVSRLRDQLPDRFGPIYRFMTIGYTEREDEVIDRMVWWLALAIIIMAPLLLHGGVIPWLFAVIPTMPGWFGAVQGPQFLTIALTSAISGVILLSFAFRWAYDWDHIITDDIFRGLLLWLGFFCLLFLWLQLQQLVTGLFTAPVDVTHAAEGRIHQPLYALAMGLVATALAFIFAQTIRPTLFTKKRAVATGLMVLTGTLIEKILFVVEGFLHPTLDIYGAVPGEYFPSLIEIASLVGTVGMVTLFFLTVAKLFPVVELHAIEHLQEKQAPQEEPVIHDD
- a CDS encoding universal stress protein — translated: MTVLVALDESDPGRAALEYALENHDEDDIVAVHVVDPNESGYGEAAHLGADGIREQRRERANELFETAREAANERNCEVETVLLTGQPAAAVLEYATDRAVDRIVVGSHGRSGISRVLLGSVAERIARRSPVPVTIVR
- a CDS encoding digeranylgeranylglycerophospholipid reductase, with translation MNNRYDVVIAGAGPAGGQCARDLVARGYDVVVLETESEEEFPRQSNKSTAGTFPSMMASFGIPDDVVMQYTDSVVLESPHDHYTQEQPGAVLEFADFKRYLVEDSREKGAEYLFDARVTAPITENGEIVGVRYNGDQEVYGDVVIDATGPAAPLAKKLDVVDLKRENHAIGIEYEFEGIDIDRPGFADLRDAMMLRLDHEIAPGGYSWIFHTGEDTAKVGLCYLQNEHHSRYAKDGHTVDDYLEHWLETDPRFANATRLEGKQHRGSAHLQLPERMHTDRFLAIGDTVPTVDPLWGEGINKCMQSGRVAAVAVDSCLKHGLEPTAENLEVYDTLWHRDVAPNQRKRLLMTQLLYLAPNERYDQFMNDLHRLDEETLAAANNGNVLAIAKLFDIDDAPLLARFAKQQLGLDRFL